One segment of Leguminivora glycinivorella isolate SPB_JAAS2020 chromosome 12, LegGlyc_1.1, whole genome shotgun sequence DNA contains the following:
- the LOC125232082 gene encoding uncharacterized protein LOC125232082 isoform X2, with protein MLYEAFMAGTWASIGSTIGKLTGTPSIVGDGYVIWALLLILMVSINTWGCRYYLRSLDAADNSAAPTVISAASSYVLSRFGISSGGTGGAEYL; from the exons ATGTTATATGAGGCATTTATGGCGGGTACTTGGGCGTCGATTGGGAGTACTATAGGGAAACTGACAGGCACACCAAGCATAGTA GGTGACGGCTACGTGATATGGGCATTGCTCCTAATCCTGATGGTATCCATCAACACATGGGGCTGCCGGTACTACCTGAGGTCTCTCGACGCTGCAGACAACTCAGCAGCACCTACTGTCATCTCTGCTGCTTCCAGTTATGTGCTATCG AGGTTTGGCATTTCCAGCGGTGGTACTGGTGGTGCTGAGTACCTCTAA
- the LOC125231819 gene encoding anamorsin homolog produces the protein MNTLKSGDNVLVIWKGSEQNDLSKTVADIQSATNNGNVVLENSEMITETSRPQSSFNVIFSNIVPPHSVTHNDSLLATLIKLLKPSGKLVAKDASDITTALKLNGFLNVTQADGVYTAEKPKFEVGSKAQIKLGNKPAVWKLDDTVEAAWTGGNDDEIIDSDQLLDEDDLKKPDKESLRVCATTGKRKACADCSCGLAEELNGQVKETPKSSCGSCYLGDAFRCATCPYLGMPAFKPGEKVLLDLKSDI, from the exons ATGAATACCCTAAAGAGCGGCGATAATGTTTTAGTTATTTGGAAAGGTAGCGAACAAAATGACTTGAGCAAAACAGTGGCTGACATTCAAAGTGCGACCAACAATGGCAATGTCGTTCTGGAAAATTCTGAAATGATTACTGAAA CTTCAAGGCCCCAGTCATCTTTCAACGTCATATTCTCAAATATTGTGCCTCCACACTCTGTCACCCACAATGACAGTCTTCTGGCAACCCTCATCAAACTCCTCAAGCCAAGCGGCAAGTTGGTGGCAAAGGATGCTTCGGATATCACCACAGCTCTTAAACTGAACGGGTTCCTCAACGTCACACAAGCTGATGGTGTTTATACTGCTGAGAAGCCAAAATTCGAG GTAGGATCAAAAGCACAGATAAAACTGGGCAACAAGCCAGCAGTATGGAAACTCGATGATACCGTGGAAGCAGCTTGGACGGGAGGCAATGATGATGAGATCATTGACTCCGACCAGCTGTTAGATGAAGATGATCTCAAGAAGCCTGATAAAGAATCATTGAGAG TGTGCGCCACAACGGGCAAGCGGAAGGCGTGTGCTGACTGCTCTTGCGGTTTGGCTGAGGAGTTGAATGGACAAGTTAAGGAGACTCCCAAGTCTTCTTGTGGCAGT TGTTACCTTGGCGACGCGTTCCGTTGCGCGACCTGCCCGTACCTCGGCATGCCAGCATTCAAGCCCGGAGAGAAAGTCCTACTCGACCTTAAGTCCGACATCTGA
- the LOC125232082 gene encoding uncharacterized protein LOC125232082 isoform X1: MLYEAFMAGTWASIGSTIGKLTGTPSIVGDGYVIWALLLILMVSINTWGCRYYLRSLDAADNSAAPTVISAASSYVLSGFIGICFFGEFSSVRWWAGALLIVIGLALVARSTPEDKGKKDE; the protein is encoded by the exons ATGTTATATGAGGCATTTATGGCGGGTACTTGGGCGTCGATTGGGAGTACTATAGGGAAACTGACAGGCACACCAAGCATAGTA GGTGACGGCTACGTGATATGGGCATTGCTCCTAATCCTGATGGTATCCATCAACACATGGGGCTGCCGGTACTACCTGAGGTCTCTCGACGCTGCAGACAACTCAGCAGCACCTACTGTCATCTCTGCTGCTTCCAGTTATGTGCTATCG GGTTTCATCGGCATTTGTTTCTTCGGCGAGTTTTCGTCGGTGCGGTGGTGGGCCGGTGCCCTGCTCATCGTTATAGGCTTGGCGCTAGTCGCACGATCAACACCCGAAGATAAGGGAAAGAAAGACGAATAA